The window CAAGATCCTTACTAAACGATGCCCGCTTAATTTGGATAAGTTCACATGATCCCTATTTCTGAGGGTAATGGTTTGGGCTCTCACGGCTCGAGCAGTCCAAGGCCATGCTGTTATGCCAATCACAATGGCAATGGTACCAAGACTTCGTCCTTGATCGCCTAGACTTACGGATATCAAAATAAGAATAATAAAGGATGGAATAACGGTGAACATATTGGTCATGAAGGTTAATACATTATCAATAAAACCACCTATATAACCTGCTAATAAACCAATAATCAAGCCTATAAAGGTTGCTATGGTTCCAGCGATTAAGCCCACTTTAAGGGAATTACCGATGGCATAGATGAGCTCCACTGCCACATTACGTCCAAAATTGTCTGTCCCTAAAATAAGCGTTATTTGATTGGGTATATCTTTGGTATTCACATAAGAATCATGACCTACTTCAGCTACTTCTTTAAGTTCTCCTGAATCGGAGTCCTTTAACATAATGGCATACCCTTCATTATGTAATATGTTTTCCACCTTTTTAAACAGTCTAGGGAATTTCTTCCGATAGGCAGATGTGCCTTTCACCCTGATATTTTCATCATATTTGTCAATCCATAAAGCAATTAACCTGGCTGGTTCATCAGCTTCCATGATCTGCTCAGCGGATATATGACCATAGTGTGTCAGCCAATCCCGCATGAGCACCTGTTCATCCTCTGACACATTCATGGCCAATTTGTTGGTCACTGTATCTAAGGTGACATGATATTGCTTCGTTTCAATGGTATCTGTTGTTGAAATGTATGTACCAGGTTCATAGAACAAGCCCCCTACCATTTCTAAAGGATCTGCCGATGAAAAAGCAGGATATAAGATTGCCGTTAACAGCATCAGCATCATGATGATGAAGCCTACTACAAATTTGGGTGACGTAAAGACTAATTTAAGTTGATGTTTCATGATATCCTCCTTTCTATGACTCCTGTTGAGCAGCTTTTACTCTTGGATCGATGATGCCATAAGCGATTTCCACAAGAAAGTTTGCCAGTAATACACCGATGGTTATGATTAGGGTGCATCCAGAAATCAACGGATAATCCTGTCCTGTAATGGCTGCAAACATCTTCGTACCGATACCAGGGTAACTAAATATAATCTCTGCAACAAGGGCTCCGCCAACCATTGTT is drawn from Vallitalea pronyensis and contains these coding sequences:
- a CDS encoding ABC transporter permease, which codes for MKHQLKLVFTSPKFVVGFIIMMLMLLTAILYPAFSSADPLEMVGGLFYEPGTYISTTDTIETKQYHVTLDTVTNKLAMNVSEDEQVLMRDWLTHYGHISAEQIMEADEPARLIALWIDKYDENIRVKGTSAYRKKFPRLFKKVENILHNEGYAIMLKDSDSGELKEVAEVGHDSYVNTKDIPNQITLILGTDNFGRNVAVELIYAIGNSLKVGLIAGTIATFIGLIIGLLAGYIGGFIDNVLTFMTNMFTVIPSFIILILISVSLGDQGRSLGTIAIVIGITAWPWTARAVRAQTITLRNRDHVNLSKLSGHRLVRILLTDILPYVASYVVMACILQIASGILAEAQLSMLGLGPSTSKIATLGLMLNWAIQFQAPLSNAWWAFLPVILFIALISFSLNLMNTGLDQVFNPQLRE